Below is a genomic region from Raphanus sativus cultivar WK10039 chromosome 4, ASM80110v3, whole genome shotgun sequence.
GGGATGGTGGTGaaactgtttttgtttattgGGTGATGGGTGGTGTATACTCCGGCGGTTAAGATAGGTCAGTAGTTAAAAACGTCGGGAAAGATAGTGATAGTAATGTTGTGTAGTGATATATAGATAAGTCTCAGGTTTTCTTTTTTCGCTTTTGTAACCTCAGAATCATTATTGTTGCCTCTGTACATACATTTTATGTTCCTTAATAAAATTCAGCTTCTAATACATGAATAAATTAAATGTCATACTATATTGATccttttatttgtatttctGTTGATGTACTTTTTCTTATGTACAAGGTAAGACAGGAGAAAATCTAATTACTATCGTTTTCTGCATTCTCCAAAACGCCATCTAGTTAAAAAGGATTCTATATGAACAGTAGGAGAGAATGGTTCAGACtttagaatttttattacaGAACTGGGAAAGAGTACACAAGCGAACGGTCTGAAAAAgttccaaaagaaaagaaaagggtCTGCTTCTTCTTATGACAAGATCACTATATGACTTCAAAGTTCTTGTGTCGCTGCTCTTGATTCTGAACCCTAATAGATTTGACATGCCGTAACAAATCTCTCCGTATAATCACTCGAAGtacattttcagttttttttttaaaataatattcttaCATTCTTAACACAGTCACGTACATCTGCGTAATATCAATTCACTATTATCGTAGTTTCATCTGAAAATAAATTACCATACACTAATGTGTAACCAAAAATGCAAACCACCAATAGTAATTAATGTATGTATAATTTAGATTTATGATTTCACTTGTATTGTATGTGAAAACAAAGGGATGAAGACCGTCTCTAAGGACAAAACAGCATGTTcaaagcaaaaggaaaaaaactcaTACTATCTCAAAGAGAAATCAAACCGACGCAGCAACACAGCCAAACCCTTCACATGATTCGACAGGAAAGGTAAGCGCATCAACACACTCAACTTTTCCCCACACCTCACGTCCATTGCGTCTTGATTCTACAGAAATCTTGGCATACCAAATTGTGTTCCTTCGTTTGGTTAGAGACGGGTACCACATAACTAAAAGTTGGCCACCAAAGCCCACCAGTCCAAAGTCAATCCCAGTTTCCAAACCTCTTGTAGGATGCTTACGGAGTTTCTCCAAACCCTTGATCTCCCTCCACTCTATACTTTCATTCTCAAAGCCAGACCACATTAAGTTCCCTGAATCAGTGCAACCGTATGTTACATTCCCCATCTTAGCCCAAATATATACGGAATCTGTTGTGAAACTTGAATTCTCTCTTACAAGTTTCCATGTACCATTTTTCGGGTCGTAAGAGTATTCCTTCTCATCTGCGGCTACGTAAAGTTTCCCTTCGAACACGTTAACTATGTAACATTCATTATTATTATTGCGTAAGTTATTACGTAAGTCGTCTTCGTCAGCGCCAGGACCAGGAAAGGCTGTCCAAGACTCAGTTTTTACGTCAAATACCTCAATCCAGTTGGCATAGTACTTGTCAATATCACAACCTCCCATCACATATATTTTCTCGTCGAGTAAAACTGTCTCCGCATTCTCCCGTGCCACGATCATGTTAGGGGCATCACGCCATGTGTGACTCCGACAATCGAATATCCGAACAGAGGAAGATGGTTCCGGGTAGGGTCCACCACTTATGTAAATTTCCGGACCAACTGTCGTCGTGTAATATAGGTCGGGAAAAGAATTGGTAGAAGAGCGAGGTATAGGAACAACCGACATTACACTTGGGTCCCGCTTAAACCCAATTTTGCTTTTCAGTTTGGTTCTCTTTTTATTAGGTTCAAGGCTAAACCAGCTTGCACATGGATGATCGGGCAACTTTAACCAGACATAGACGCATGTTTCATCTGCTCCTACTTGAGATCGCGTCTTGTAGATCTCCATAGATGATAAGAGAGAGTGGAATCTCTTTGAGACGAGAGAGAGCAATGGGTACTTCCATCTGGAGACACGTGCAAGAATGTTTTCTATGATTTCGTCAGGTAGTGAAGAAAACATCGACGGTAGCTCAGGAaccgtcttcttctttttggttGGTTCAACTTTGTGGGAGATCATGATCAGCCGAAGATACAGTATAGAGGCTGTGGAGAGGGaacatatgatatatatatatatatatagggttaATAAACACGTTTAGGTCTTTACATAAGTTAACGCATGTAGAAAGAAAGAccttttgatatttatttattttggtaaaataagACCTTTTGATATTCTTATtggattttgtttctttttcgaTTTTAGAAAGGTGGTcaatgatgtcaaaaaaaaaaaggtggtCAATTAATGGCATGTATATATTTCTATCAAATATAACTCATTCAAATATGGACTTTATTCTACATTGCCACACTTACTCCCATGTGTATTCTCTCTTGCCCCACTTCATAAAGGAAAGTATTCTCCATAGCCACACATGGAAAAAAACTATTCTATTTGCCACACCAAAATTCTACTTGccccacttttttttttcatatttctcttctccttcttacccttaatattatattaatatctcATACccactatattttttaaaattaaaatcaaaatcagacCCCACtttcctctctcctctctcctctctctcttccccCTTCCCACTATGTCGATCATCTCCCTCCAATTTTTTCCATAAATTCTCCCATAAAATCTCAAACCTAACAAGCGGTCCCCACACCAATCCACCTCTCTCCTTCTCACAGCTGTCGCCTCATGTCTTCTTTCTCCCATCTTGTTTTCTCTTCCCCAACCAGAAACGATTTTTTCTCATATTCTTAGCTCCATTGAcgattttgaagatttttttgaAGGAAATTGGTACGTTTTTTTTCACGAAATTCTCATAATAATATACtacttatgttttatgtattatgtgAAACGAAAAATATCAACATCTTGCTGTAAAAATCGTGagagttttgaaagaaaaattaaaataatgtttgaagaagattttgtattgttctctatttttaacacggttttgaaagaaaaaaatatgaaaattgtgTTAGACGATAATCTGGGTTGTGTAAC
It encodes:
- the LOC130511473 gene encoding F-box/kelch-repeat protein At5g39560-like codes for the protein MISHKVEPTKKKKTVPELPSMFSSLPDEIIENILARVSRWKYPLLSLVSKRFHSLLSSMEIYKTRSQVGADETCVYVWLKLPDHPCASWFSLEPNKKRTKLKSKIGFKRDPSVMSVVPIPRSSTNSFPDLYYTTTVGPEIYISGGPYPEPSSSVRIFDCRSHTWRDAPNMIVARENAETVLLDEKIYVMGGCDIDKYYANWIEVFDVKTESWTAFPGPGADEDDLRNNLRNNNNECYIVNVFEGKLYVAADEKEYSYDPKNGTWKLVRENSSFTTDSVYIWAKMGNVTYGCTDSGNLMWSGFENESIEWREIKGLEKLRKHPTRGLETGIDFGLVGFGGQLLVMWYPSLTKRRNTIWYAKISVESRRNGREVWGKVECVDALTFPVESCEGFGCVAASV